From the genome of Roseinatronobacter sp. S2:
TTCAATGGAGGTGAACCCGGAATCGCTGCGCCGGACATTTACCGTGGACGATGACAAGGTTATTCCCATCGGCTTTTTCGTCGAGGGGACGCCCTACAGGCTCTGGGGTTTGTTCGAGATGAACCGGCGCCTGATGGGACCTATCGACCCGACCCAGCCGATGAACCTGCTGGGCACCGACAGCCTTGGCCGGGACCTGCTGAGCAGGGTGATCTATGGAACCCGCATTTCCATGTCCATCGGGCTGATCGGGGTGGTGACAAGCCTGATCATAGGCACCATTCTGGGCGCGCTTTCGGGATATTTCGGCGGATGGGTCGACCTGTCTATCCAGCGGCTGATCGAGGTGATCAGCGCGATTCCGACGATCCCGCTCTGGCTGGGCCTTGCTGCGGCGATTCCGATCACATGGTCGCCCTTGCGGGTTTATTTCATAATTACACTGATTGTGTCACTTCTTGCCTGGACCAGTCTGGCCCGCGAGGTGCGCGGGCGGTTCTTCTCGCTGAAAGGCGAGGATTTCGTGACCGCCGCGCTGCTCGACGGGTCAAGCCAGCGGCGCGTGATCTTCCGCCACATCCTGCCTTCGCTGACCAGTCACATTCTGGCGGTTGTAACACTTGCGATCCCGACAATGATCGTGGCGGAAACCGCGCTAAGCTTTCTTGGTATCGGGCTAAAGCCGCCGGTGGTCAGCTGGGGTGTCCTGCTGCAAGACGCACAGAACATCCGCACTGTGGCGACGGCACCCTGGCTGCTGATCTGGCCTTCTGCGATGGTGGTTGTGTCGGTGTTATCGTTCAATTTTCTGGGGGACGGGTTGCGCGATGCCGCCGACCCATACGGGGGCTGAACCATGCAGCACACAGAGCATTTGCCCGCCGGTGCTGCCGATGCGATCCTGTTGGTCCGCAACCTGAGCATTGATTACCATCTGCGGACGCATATCCTGCATGCGGTGCGCGACGTCAGCTTTGACCTCAAGGCCGGGCATACGCTGGCATTGGTCGGCGAAAGTGGCTCGGGCAAGTCGGTTACCGCCCGCGCACTTTTGCGGATTATCGACCCGCCTGCGCGTGTCACCAGCGGCACGATAACCCTGACCGGACCGGATGGTCTGCTACAGCTTGACCAGATGACCGAAACCGGCAAGGAAATCCGCGCAGTCCGTGGCGGCCGCATCGGGCTGATCTTTCAGGAACCGATGTCGTCTTTGTCGCCGGTCCGCACGATAGGTGCGCAGATTGTCGAAGCCGTCCGCCTGCACCGCAAGATGACCAAACAACAGGCGATGGCCGAAACAGTGTCGCTTCTGCGGCAGGTGGAAATAGCCAACCCGGAACAAATGGCCGACCGCTATGCTTTTGAATTTTCGGGGGGGATGCGGCAGCGCGCCATGATTGCGATGGCATTGGCCTGCAACCCCGATGTGCTGATTGCGGACGAGCCGACGACTGCCCTTGATGTGACGACCCAGGCCGAAATCATGGATCTTATAAAGCGGCTACAGGTTAGTCGCGGCATGGCAATGCTGATGATCACTCACGATCTTGGGTTGGTGGCCGAGATTGCCGACGACGTCGCCGTCATGCGCTATGGCAGGATCGTCGAACAGGGACCTGTTGACGACATTTTCCACGCATCCCGCACGGCCTATGCCCGCGCGCTGATCAACGCGACCCTGCGGCTGGAGTCCGGGCATAACCGCATTGCCCCCAAAGCCACGGGTACACCCCTGCTGTCCGCGCGGGGCCTGACCAAGGGCTTTGGGGCAAAATCCTGGACCGGTCGGACCACATGGTCGATCACTGCAGTTGATAACGTGGATCTGGACCTGTGGCCGGGCGAGAATCTGGGTATTGTTGGCGAAAGCGGGTCGGGCAAGACGACACTTGGCAAGATGCTGCTGCGGATTGTCGAACCTTCCGCTGGCCGCATCGACTGGTGGCCGGATGCCACTTCCAGCCCCCGCGATGTGACCGTGATGGACAGGCCCGCGCTGCGGACCTACCGGCAGGCGGTTCGTCTGGTTTTTCAGGATCCCTTCGCCAGCCTCAATCCGCGGATGACGGTCAAGCAGGTGATTGCTGACCCGCTTTATGTCGCTGGCGGCATGAAAGCCGCAGCGATCGATCACAGAGTAGGCGAACTGCTGGAACTGGTGGGACTGGATCGCAGCGCGATGGAACGCTATCCGCATGCGTTTTCCGGCGGCCAGCGCCAGCGCATCGGCATCGCCCGTGCGCTTGCACTCAATCCCCGGATTATTATTGCCGACGAAGCGACAAGCGCGCTGGATGTGTCAATCCGTGCCCAGATACTTGATCTGCTGCTGGATTTGCAGAAACGGCTCGACCTCAGCTTCGTGTTCATCGCGCATGACATCTCTGTAGTGCGCTATTTTTGCGACCGCGTCGCGGTCATGCACAAGGGCCGCATTGTCGAGACCGGCACAGCCGAGCATATCTGCACCACACCGTCAGATCCCTATACCCAAGCACTGATATCGGCGGTGCCAAGCCCCGATCCCCGCAACAAACGCATGTCGCATCGCACGCGGCTTGCACGCTGAAGGGAGGCAAATTTGCCCAAGTTTTCTGCCAATCTTTCGATGCTCTATGGTGAGTATTCATTTCTTGACCGCTTTGCAGCGGCGGCCAGCGACGGCTTTAGCGCCGTCGAATATCTTGGTCCGTATGACGAGTCGCCCGACGACGTTGTCCGCGCACTGCAATCCAACAGTCTGACGCAAGCGCTGTTCAACCTGCCATCTGGCGACTGGTCCGGCGGCGAGCGCGGTATCGGCGGGCTGCCGGGCCGCGAGGCAGAGTTTCGCGCGGGCGT
Proteins encoded in this window:
- a CDS encoding ABC transporter ATP-binding protein, with amino-acid sequence MQHTEHLPAGAADAILLVRNLSIDYHLRTHILHAVRDVSFDLKAGHTLALVGESGSGKSVTARALLRIIDPPARVTSGTITLTGPDGLLQLDQMTETGKEIRAVRGGRIGLIFQEPMSSLSPVRTIGAQIVEAVRLHRKMTKQQAMAETVSLLRQVEIANPEQMADRYAFEFSGGMRQRAMIAMALACNPDVLIADEPTTALDVTTQAEIMDLIKRLQVSRGMAMLMITHDLGLVAEIADDVAVMRYGRIVEQGPVDDIFHASRTAYARALINATLRLESGHNRIAPKATGTPLLSARGLTKGFGAKSWTGRTTWSITAVDNVDLDLWPGENLGIVGESGSGKTTLGKMLLRIVEPSAGRIDWWPDATSSPRDVTVMDRPALRTYRQAVRLVFQDPFASLNPRMTVKQVIADPLYVAGGMKAAAIDHRVGELLELVGLDRSAMERYPHAFSGGQRQRIGIARALALNPRIIIADEATSALDVSIRAQILDLLLDLQKRLDLSFVFIAHDISVVRYFCDRVAVMHKGRIVETGTAEHICTTPSDPYTQALISAVPSPDPRNKRMSHRTRLAR